The Gemmatimonadota bacterium region CATGCCGTACACCCCTTGTAATGAATGCCGTGGCGCCGTACGGGAGTCTGGCTCCCCCGGGCGCGCTTCACGCGGTGCGCCCGGTGTTGATCACGTTGACCCCCCGGAAACGGGCGGGGGGGCTTCCGTGTGAAACCGCGTTGGCCTGGGATGGTTGTCCCTTGCCGTCGAAGAACGTGCCGCCGATCTCGTAGCTCGACGGACCGCCGATCAGATCGAGCGAGTTCCAGAACTCGGGGGTGCGGATCTGGTAGGCCACGTCCTTGAGCATGCCCTGGACGCGGCCGTCGCGGATCTCGTAGAAGACCTGACCCCCGAACTGCGCGTTGAATCTCTGCTGATCAATGGAGTAACTCCCGCGCCCCTCGATCAGGATCCCGCGCCCGACGCCGTCGACCAACTCATCCACCGACACGTCGCGATCGGCGTTCGGGAGAAGGTTGATGTTGGGCATGCGCTGGAACTGCACGTCGGCCCAGCTCTGCGCGTAGCTGTGTCCGTGCGAGCGCACCGGCAGGCCCTGACTCCGGTACCAGTCCGCCAGCCAGGGCGCCTGCTCGCGCGTGGTCTGCAGGTCGTTCAGGACGCCCTCCTTGACGATCAGGAACTCGTCCGGGGCGACCCCTTCGTCGTCCCACCCCACGGTGGACAGAGCGCCCTCGGTGGAGCGCTCGCCCTGCACGTTCATGAACTCGGGGCCGTAGCGGAACTTCCCCAGGTAGTCCTCCGCCGGGAAGATGAACGATGTGCCGGCGTAGTTGGCCTCGTAGCCGCGGATGCGGTCGAGCTCGGTGGGGTGCGCGATGGACTCGTGGATGGTCAGGAAGAGGTGGCTGGGCAGCAGCACGAGGTCGTACTGGCCGGGCTCGACGGCGGTCGCCGACAGCTTGGCGACGGCGTCCTCGGCCCACTTCTCCGCGCGCACCGGCATGTTCGCGCCCAGGACGTACTCCCAGCCGCGACCCATGGGCTGCACCTCGGTGTTCTGGCGCGACTGGAAGTCGCTGTTGTCGCTCGCCACCGCGGTCACGACCATGCGCGGCCACACCCGGATCATGGTCTGATCCGTGAGCGACCCCAGGGTGTTGGCGAACAGCTTCTGCTCGCGTAGCTGGAACAGGTTCGAGTTCACGAAGCGGGCGTTGGCCACGCCGAGCGCTGCCTCGTTGGCCCGCAGCAGGAGATCCACCTTGTCCTCGATGGCCACGTCGAACGGGTCGATTTCGGCCGCGGAGCGCCACGTGCCCTCCACGCGTTCGGCGGGCGCGAGCTCCACCGGGCGCGCGCGCGCCGGGGCGCTGGAACGGGCCTGGGCCACCGCCTGCCGCGCCGCACCCGCCACCGCTTCGTCGGTCAACTCGCGCGTGCCCACGAAGCCCCACGTGCCGTCCGCGAGAACGCGCACGCCCATGCCGAAGGTCTCGCTGTCGGTCAGGTTGGTGATGCGGCGCTCGCGCGTGGCGATGGATTGGTTGCGGACCCTGGCGATGCGGGCGTCGGCGTAGGTCGCGCCGGCCCTCGAGGCCTCATCGAGCGCGAGCAGCAGCAGGCGTTCCAGCTCCGGGTCGATGCTGGGGCGTACGCTCCGGAGTCCGGGTCGTGCTGCCGCCG contains the following coding sequences:
- a CDS encoding TldD/PmbA family protein, with amino-acid sequence MRRRDFLVRGSLLAAGVGGLASNPPPAAAARPGLRSVRPSIDPELERLLLLALDEASRAGATYADARIARVRNQSIATRERRITNLTDSETFGMGVRVLADGTWGFVGTRELTDEAVAGAARQAVAQARSSAPARARPVELAPAERVEGTWRSAAEIDPFDVAIEDKVDLLLRANEAALGVANARFVNSNLFQLREQKLFANTLGSLTDQTMIRVWPRMVVTAVASDNSDFQSRQNTEVQPMGRGWEYVLGANMPVRAEKWAEDAVAKLSATAVEPGQYDLVLLPSHLFLTIHESIAHPTELDRIRGYEANYAGTSFIFPAEDYLGKFRYGPEFMNVQGERSTEGALSTVGWDDEGVAPDEFLIVKEGVLNDLQTTREQAPWLADWYRSQGLPVRSHGHSYAQSWADVQFQRMPNINLLPNADRDVSVDELVDGVGRGILIEGRGSYSIDQQRFNAQFGGQVFYEIRDGRVQGMLKDVAYQIRTPEFWNSLDLIGGPSSYEIGGTFFDGKGQPSQANAVSHGSPPARFRGVNVINTGRTA